One Primulina tabacum isolate GXHZ01 chromosome 10, ASM2559414v2, whole genome shotgun sequence DNA segment encodes these proteins:
- the LOC142506237 gene encoding wall-associated receptor kinase 2-like, which yields MKIKYKLPKPVILIIFSLSLAFSDHPPSNSSTILTVPRKSFSQGSNIAKPGCETKCGDVTVPFPFGIGNNSGCSIDPWFDINCDNSVTPSKLTITPDNLEVLNISDSEIRIKNSVAVRCYTESGITTRENPTAIDLTGSPYSFSEFNKFTVVGCDDLAVIVGTSGRNFTSGCLSLCSQQNDLLDGYCTGIGCCQTPIPKGLKNFGSALGSLSNHTNVWSFDACGYAFLGDQDAFKFRVSDFSDENFQNMTIQEVPIVIDWALESENCEEAKKSADFACRNNSVCVDSETGLGGYRCNCTAGYEGNPYLSPGCTDINECNNNPCDANGICTNTPGSFNCYCKKGYSGDGRNDKHGCIAVNSQFPAIKFSLGFSIGLLSIFTGITWLYFGIKKRKLVIMREKFFQQNGGFLLKKQSSYVEGGVESSKIFSAEELEKATNNYSEDRILGRGGYGTVYKGILSDQRVVAIKKSRIMDQNQIEQFINEVIILTQVNHRNVVKLLGCCLESEVPLLVYEFISNGTLYHHIQNSAEATWFSWSNRLRVAAESAGALAYLHSAASMPIIHRDVKSSNILLDDSYTTKISDFGASRLVPLNQTQVTTLVQGTLGYLDPEYFQTGQLTEKSDVYSFGVVLAELITGKKPLSPTKSEEERNLATYFIMSVKENRLFQILEPRILKEGSFEQLQRIGELVKRCLNLKSDERPTMKEVTLELEGIRKSTQHPWIQKEDRVENEALLGEQSGQALDLYAINLVPEIDPGAHFIQEDTMYSPMIYPIPR from the exons ATGAAGATTAAATACAAGCTTCCTAAACCTGTAATCTTGATTATATTCTCCCTTTCACTGGCATTCTCTGATCATCCCCCTTCCAATTCTTCCACCATTTTAACTGTCCCAAGAAAATCTTTCAGCCAAGGATCAAATATAGCGAAACCTGGTTGCGAAACGAAGTGCGGAGATGTAACTGTTCCATTCCCCTTTGGCATTGGAAACAACTCAGGCTGTTCGATTGACCCCTGGTTTGACATAAACTGTGATAATTCCGTCACCCCGTCTAAACTCACCATTACACCCGATAATCTTGAAGTTTTAAACATATCTGATAGTGAAATACGGATAAAAAACTCGGTTGCTGTGAGATGCTACACAGAGTCGGGAATTACCACCAGGGAAAACCCGACAGCCATCGATCTGACAGGATCTCCCTACAGCTTTTCTGAGTTCAACAAGTTTACAGTAGTGGGCTGCGACGATTTGGCTGTGATTGTTGGTACCAGTGGCAGGAACTTTACAAGCGGATGTTTGTCACTTTGCTCACAACAGAATGATTTACTAGATGGATATTGTACTGGGATTGGCTGCTGTCAGACCCCGATTCCGAAAGGTTTAAAGAATTTTGGGTCAGCCCTCGGGAGTCTCAGTAACCATACTAATGTTTGGAGTTTTGATGCTTGTGGGTACGCTTTTCTCGGAGATCAAGACGCGTTTAAGTTTCGGGTTTCGGATTTTTCGGACGAGAATTTTCAGAACATGACGATTCAGGAAGTTCCTATTGTAATTGATTGGGCGCTTGAGAGTGAAAATTGTGAGGAAGCTAAGAAATCTGCTGATTTTGCTTGTAGAAATAATAGTGTTTGTGTTGATTCAGAGACGGGTCTTGGAGGATACCGTTGTAATTGCACAGCAGGGTATGAAGGCAATCCGTATCTTAGTCCAGGATGCACAG ATATAAATGAATGTAATAACAATCCATGTGATGCAAATGGTATTTGCACAAACACTCCAGGGAGTTTTAATTGTTATTGCAAAAAAGGATACTCTGGAGATGGCAGAAATGATAAACATGGTTGCATTGCTGTAAATTCTCAGTTCCCAGCCATAAAATTCTCCTTAG GTTTCAGTATTGGATTGCTGTCCATTTTTACTGGTATCACATGGCTTTATTTTGGAATCAAGAAAAGAAAACTTGTTATAATGAGAGAGAAATTTTTCCAACAAAATGGTGGGTTCCTTTTGAAGAAACAGTCTTCATATGTGGAGGGTGGAGTCGAGTCAAGTAAGATCTTCTCAGCAGAAGAGCTAGAAAAGGCCACTAACAACTACTCAGAAGACCGTATCCTTGGCCGGGGTGGTTATGGCACTGTCTACAAAGGAATCCTATCCGATCAACGAGTAGTCGCCAttaaaaaatcaaggatcatgGACCAGAACCAAATCGAGCAATTTATAAATGAGGTGATTATTTTGACTCAAGTGAACCATCGAAATGTCGTCAAGCTTTTGGGATGTTGCTTAGAGAGCGAAGTTCCTTTACTGGTTTACGAGTTTATATCAAACGGTACACTCTATCATCACATACAAAACAGTGCTGAAGCGACTTGGTTTTCTTGGAGTAACCGTTTGAGAGTTGCAGCTGAATCTGCTGGTGCACTTGCATATCTCCACTCGGCAGCTTCGATGCCTATTATCCACAGAGACGTAAAGTCCAGCAACATTCTTCTAGACGACTCGTATACTACAAAAATATCGGATTTCGGAGCTTCAAGACTGGTCCCTTTAAACCAAACACAAGTGACAACTCTTGTTCAGGGGACCTTAGGCTATTTGGACCCCGAGTACTTCCAAACAGGTCAGTTAACAGAAAAAAGCGACGTTTATAGCTTTGGGGTCGTTCTTGCCGAGCTAATAACTGGGAAGAAGCCCCTTTCACCAACAAAATCAGAAGAAGAGAGGAACTTAGCCACATATTTCATCATGTCCGTCAAAGAAAACCGCCTGTTTCAAATTCTCGAGCCTCGAATCTTGAAAGAAGGTAGTTTCGAGCAGTTGCAACGAATTGGTGAGCTTGTGAAGAGATGTCTGAATTTGAAAAGTGATGAAAGGCCAACAATGAAAGAAGTGACATTGGAGCTTGAAGGGATAAGGAAATCAACTCAACATCCATGGATTCAGAAAGAAGATAGAGTAGAAAATGAGGCCCTTTTAGGTGAACAATCGGGACAGGCATTAGATTTGTATGCAATCAATTTAGTCCCAGAAATTGATCCTGGAGCACATTTTATCCAAGAAGATACAATGTACAGTCCTATGATTTATCCCATTCCCCGTTAA